Proteins encoded within one genomic window of Lampris incognitus isolate fLamInc1 chromosome 1, fLamInc1.hap2, whole genome shotgun sequence:
- the cdhr2 gene encoding cadherin-related family member 2, with amino-acid sequence MGWIARSVLVVCLIKHISANSSPVISNIIERLREDLPIGAHAFNIIATDADNDVLSYSLAGPDAAYFNVNPATGEVFIKLQLDREREMVLSPIAAVSDDSYMSQKEITVVVLDANDNKPIFQESAYNVAVPENTAVGTRLFTVSATDADTGLASLVKYSIDEVMPADGVGLFSIAESKGDVILSGNLNYTALRTFYRLKINASDGGEEYMGEIVVQSNIAFAFITVVDIPDIDPQFLGLPYTTSVKEGSPLDTVVFRVTAIDPDTEINDEIIYSIQPSPGSAVDGLFAISGKDGIISVKSAIDREVLDNDVLTLIVKATEAHPNIHGALASTTAEVQITILDVNDNKPIFYKCGDTCVTESIFSGEIDEHSFGTIPINMTVKDIDKGAQIKLILQGAYKEVFSVSLASSTPENNVQFAVKNPQKLDYEDKALMVVEVIAIDGEIDTFRSTATVTIKVIDTNDNSPTFPEDAYKVDVPEHSPAGKIIASITAKDPDTMDEGKITYRLLPDSILKYFDVEADTGKVYVRNSTLIDREVNSLYTMTLQARDTNNNTGTTVLEIMLTDINDQPPVINRETYMVFVREGEYFKLQIQATDADDPQTQNSQIVFGIMPSKYSENFTIDPNTGVLRNNGPLDREVLDPDLEGKIELNVTATDKGFPSKSTMATVIISIEDINDNTPKFKKASYKFSVKEGEKGAFVGSVEAEDSDQTEVFNRISFSIVEGSFGNFIIRTYAAGDGGYRGNITVDPDVKLDYESLHKKFSLWVEAANLDKEKALVLVEIVVLDVNDERPEFKPTKTIKVKENTTIAGPIGRFTAEDKDGNHSLVYELESMECHCNSTLKPCNWFILEPTGEITVNPEVTIDYELCDQALIEAQVVDENTQKGENNSVASGEMIINIEDINDNAPEFIASGSVFVVVSETASKGTSVAGVTATDCDSGINEQIDFEVKAVQFHDTDNRTSNMGTIFEAVTTQQKDVYVGIIQPRDKLDTSLKGKYLITVAATDAGGLSTSTMLEVFTVDESFKIQLRFASPLDKVLEDYNDIVRALTTATKAAVQVVATRPDTGESRKPGDTIMEAYFVYANGTAITSDAVERMLSDPEHFVMLSQFGLTYIGTGGVDVPKSNLVIYILLGVVAGLIILLTVLIVSLVCTRRSYKTKMRAANAMKMATMVGTENQKNGPVVPGTNKYTMEGANPVLNLNIDTSTDLGFDEESPNSDKVSVSSLDYDIDMTISERDRAPMMIIQEEDEEDFQPGYIEPLGAALAQRGKKQDSSNSKLAFSNPAFSTTDL; translated from the exons ATGGGGTGGATTGCGAGGAGCGTGCTGGTGGTGTGCCTTATAAAACATATCAGTG CAAACTCCAGTCCTGTGATCTCGAATATCATCGAGCGTTTGAGGGAAGACCTCCCTATAG GTGCTCATGCATTCAATATTATCGCAACGGATGCTGACAATGACGTGCTGTCTTATTCACTCGCTGGGCCCGATGCTGCCTACTTCAATGTTAATCCGGCCACTGGAGAAGTGTTCATTAAACTCCAGCTAGATCGTGAG AGGGAGATGGTCTTGTCGCCCATAGCAGCTGTTTCTGATGACTCGTACATG AGTCAAAAAGAGATAACGGTGGTAGTCCTGGATGCCAACGACAACAAGCCCATATTTCAAGAATCTGCCTACAACGTGGCCGTCCCAGAA AATACTGCTGTAGGAACGCGCCTGTTCACCGTAAGTGCCACAGACGCAGACACCGGGCTCGCTTCTCTTGTGAAATACAGCATCGATGAA GTTATGCCGGCTGACGGAGTGGGTCTATTTAGCATCGCTGAGAGTAAAGGAGATGTCATATTAAGTGGAAATCTGAACTACACTGCGCTAAGAACTTTTTATCGGCTGAAGATTAATGCATCC GATGGTGGGGAGGAATACATGGGAGAAATTGTGGTGCAGTCCAACATTGCTTTTGCCTTCATTACCGTTGTGGATATCCCAGATATTGATCCTCAGTTTCTTGGTCTTCCTTACACAACCTCAGTTAAAGAAGGTTCtcctttg GACACAGTTGTTTTTAGAGTGACGGCCATAGACCCGGACACGGAAATCAATGACGAGATCATCTATAGCATCCAAC CTTCGCCAGGGTCCGCTGTAGATGGCCTGTTTGCCATCTCAGGAAAAGATGGCATCATATCTGTGAAGTCAGCAATAGATCGCGAAGTCTTGGATAATGATGTTCTTACCCTGATTGTCAAG GCTACTGAAGCCCATCCAAACATCCATGGGGCTCTAGCCAGCACCACTGCTGAGGTGCAGATCACCATCCTTGACGTAAATGACAACAAACCCATATTTTACAAATGTGGGGACACCTGTGTGACTGAGAGCATCTTCTCAGGAGAGATCGATGAGCATTCCTTTGGGACCATTCCCATCAACATGACGGTCAAAGATATAGATAAG GGGGCGCAAATCAAACTAATCCTGCAAGGAGCTTACAAGGAGGTGTTTTCTGTGTCACTTGCATCGTCAACTCCGGAGAACAATGTGCAGTTTGCTgtcaaaaacccccaaaaactggACTACGAGGACAAAGCGCTTATGGTTGTAGAG GTGATTGCCATAGATGGCGAAATTGACACCTTCCGCTCTACGGCTACTGTTACCATCAAGGTCATAGACACTAATGACAACAGCCCCACATTCCCAGAAGACGCCTATAAAGTAGACGTGCCTGAGCATAGTCCCGCTGGCAAAATCATTGCCAGCATCACT GCAAAAGATCCCGACACGATGGATGAAGGCAAGATCACCTACAGACTGCTTCCAGACAGCAT ACTCAAGTACTTTGACGTGGAGGCAGATACGGGCAAAGTCTATGTGAGAAACAGCACTCTGATCGACCGCGAGGTCAACTCTCTGTATACGATGACTCTGCAAGCTCGAGACACCAACAACAACACGGGCACCACAGTGCTGGAGATCATGCTGACCGACATCAACGACCAGCCACCAGTCATCAACAGGGAGACCTACATGGTGTTCGTTAGAGAGGGCGAATACTTCAAACTTCAAATACAG GCTACCGATGCAGATGATCCACAGACACAAAACAGTCAAATTGTGTTTGGAATTATGCCAAGCAAATACAGCGAGAACTTCACCATTGACCCCAACACCGGTGTTTTGAGAAATAATGGTCCGCTGGACCGAGAGGTCCTAGACCCGGATCTGGAAGGGAAAATTGAGCTCAATGTAACAGCCACCGACAAGGGTTTTCCTTCCAAGTCCACCATGGCTACAGTCATCATCAGCATAGAG GACATCAATGACAACACTCCAAAATTTAAAAAAGCATCTTACAAATTCTCTGTTAAGGAAGGGGAGAAAG GGGCTTTTGTTGGTTCTGTCGAGGCCGAGGATTCGGACCAAACCGAAGTCTTCAACCGTATCTCTTTCAGTATCGTGGAGGGAAGTTTCGGCAATTTCATCATTCGTACCTACGCAGCGGGAGACGGGGGATACAGGGGTAACATCACTGTGGACCCAGATGTTAAACTGGACTACGAGAGCCTCCACAAGAAGTTCTCGCTGTGGGTGGAGGCGGCAAACCTGGATAAGGAGAAAGCCTTGGTCTTGGTCGAGATAGTCGTATTGGATGTGAATGATGAGAGGCCTGAATTTAAGCCTACCAAGACCATAAAGGTGAAGGAGAACACCACCATTGCCGGACCTATTGGGAGGTTTACGGCTGAGGACAAGGATGGAAATCACTCGTTGGTCTACGAACTGGAGTCCATGGAGTGCCACTGCAACAGCACCCTAAAACCCTGCAACTGGTTTATCCTGGAGCCCACAGGGGAGATCACAGTCAACCCGGAGGTCACAATAGACTATGAGCTCTGCGACCAGGCGTTGATAGAAGCTCAAGTGGTGGACGAGAACACACAGAAGGGAGAGAACAACAGTGTTGCATCAG GGGAGATGATAATCAATATCGAGGACATCAACGACAACGCTCCAGAATTCATTGCGTCGGGCTCTGTGTTTG TTGTGGTGTCAGAGACTGCCAGCAAAGGCACGTCTGTTGCAGGCGTCACC GCCACGGACTGTGACTCTGGGATAAACGAGCAAATCGATTTCGAGGTGAAGGCCGTGCAGTTCCATGACACCGACAACCGCACAAGCAACATGGGGACCATCTTTGAGGCTGTCACCACGCAGCAAAAAGATGTTTATGTGGGAATCATTCA GCCTCGCGATAAGCTCGATACTAGCTTGAAAGGGAAGTATTTGATAACTGTGGCTGCGACTGATGCTGGGGGCCTCTCCACGTCCACCATGTTGGAG GTTTTCACAGTTGATGAATCATTTAAAATCCAACTGCGATTTGCATCTCCGCTGGATAAAGTCTTAGAGGATTACAATGATATTGTTAG GGCACTCACGACTGCTACCAAGGCTGCGGTTCAGGTCGTGGCTACCAGGCCAGACACCGGAGAATCCAG GAAACCAGGTGACACTATCATGGAGGCATATTTTGTCTACGCAAATGGGACGGCCATTACTTCTGATGCCGTGGAGAGAATGCTGTCAGATCCCGAGCATTTTGTCATGCTGAGCCAGTTTGGCCTCACTTACATT GGGACGGGTGGTGTGGACGTGCCCAAATCTAACCTTGTCATATATATCCTGCTGGGTGTAGTGGCTGGTCTCATCATCCTCTTGACTGTCCTCATTGTCTCCTTGGTGTGCACCCGGAGAAG CTACAAGACCAAGATGAGGGCAGCTAATGCCATGAAAATGGCAACCATGGTTGGAACCGAGAACCAAAAAAATGGCCCTGTGGTGCCGGGAACCAACAAATATACAATGGAGGG GGCTAACCCCGTGCTTAACCTCAACATTGACACCTCCACAGACCTGGGTTTCGATGAGGAAAGTCCAAATTCAGACAAAGTCAG CGTTAGTTCTCTGGACTACGACATTGACATGACCATTTCTGAGAGGGATAGAGCGCCTATGATG ATCATccaagaggaggatgaggaggatttCCAGCCAGGCTACATTGAGCCCCTGGGGGCAGCACTCGCCCAGCGGGGCAAAAAGCAGGACTCCAGCAACTCTAAGCTAGCATTCAGTAACCCAGCTTTCAGTACCACAGACCTGTGA
- the LOC130109584 gene encoding G protein-regulated inducer of neurite outgrowth 3, which yields MGSLKNETKGPIEDHQRCEMTEDREYPETSSSPEEEGDRAPRDAATASGDTDHGDVSHIKDCIQNDVPLKEQPDAEKPSTVHESNVQNEDTVQSKADDLLSDLSPTDTGTEIKASQSVDKDMGESLVEVGEQDEARLPVSPADDTCVPPSPAPPGQQHIHTQVSLEVVQCHSVATSPMTPPQGDQAFSFPYFSGKFGAVAAETKDAELQVGREVEFRSVATAPMTPRTPTDTVFPETSGRENVQMDEKMGNSEEQGTGKEATAGDASPESPINHPTVGLVDLHLTLRDRKEEFQQQAQRIVSMDQDITILVTHHGSTEAEDEEGEVETESFIYSIGPHLVKQDETAEVNENNYDAEERAIEEKGKGGDESNVEQISKENSNDGEKIDSGCAHGTPDSHPAQNKTKIQGPSIDHLVQDEKSQGADSQEDACRIKELEGISKISQPECSTPIPPIPVSPASSGCHHIQTQVSLEVVQCHSVATSPMTPPEGDHVFSFPICCGTSGAMGAESKDAELQVGWQVEVRSVATAPMTPKTPTGPIGFLEINKEERMENKILEEDENGGKRESVATERETANKEKELMEDNKVESTKEKKVDGAAKNQVENISRERGEEKCEEPVQDVSWDETGMTWEVYGAVVEVAVLGSAIQKHLEKQVKKHRKQPSMHPPPPLNPSAVPLPSTCPATAGSAQGGSGKGRAGKRGEQGGKAGRRRRNPFRLLLQNMQQPHCCSRAHTSE from the coding sequence ATGGGAAGCCTGAAGAATGAGACGAAGGGTCCAATAGAGGACCATCAGCGTTGTGAGATGACAGAGGATAGGGAGTATCCAGAGACAAGCTCTTCCCCTGAGgaagaaggggaccgagcacccAGAGATGCAGCTACCGCCAGTGGCGATACCGACCATGGAGATGTAAGCCATATAAAGGACTGTATCCAGAATGACGTCCCTCTGAAAGAGCAACCTGATGCTGAAAAACCCTCAACAGTACACGAGTCAAATGTTCAGAATGAAGACACAGTCCAGTCAAAGGCTGATGATCTCCTCAGTGATCTTTCGCCAACAGACACAGGCACTGAAATTAAGGCAAGCCAGTCAGTGGACAAAGACATGGGGGAGAGCTTAGTGGAAGTAGGAGAGCAAGATGAAGCACGACTGCCAGTATCACCTGCTGATGACACCTGTGTCCCACCTTCCCCGGCACCTCCGGGGCAGCAGCACATCCACACCCAAGTCAGTCTGGAGGTGGTCCAGTGTCACTCGGTGGCTACCAGCCCCATGACCCCTCCGCAGGGGGACCAGGCGTTCTCCTTCCCCTATTTCTCTGGGAAGTTCGGAGCTGTGGCGGCAGAGACTAAAGATGCCGAGCTGCAGGTGGGTCGGGAGGTGGAGTTTCGTTCTGTTGCTACAGCACCCATGACCCCCAGGACGCCCACCGACACCGTGTTTCCAGAGACCAGTGGAAGAGAGAATGTGCAGATGGACGAGAAAATGGGGAATAGTGAGGagcagggaacaggaaaagaggcgACTGCCGGGGATGCCTCTCCAGAGAGCCCCATCAACCACCCCACTGTTGGGTTAGTAGATCTGCATCTAACACTGAGGGACAGAAAGGAAGAGTTTCAACAGCAAGCACAGAGGATTGTGAGTATGGACCAGGATATCACAATCCTGGTGACCCACCATGGCAGCACGGAGGCAGAAGATGAAGAGGGAGAAGTGGAGACTGAGTCATTCATTTATTCCATTGGGCCACATTTGGTAAAGCAGGATGAAACTGCTGAAGTGAATGAAAATAATTATGACGCAGAAGAAAGAGCCATTGAGGAAAAAGGGAAGGGGGGAGATGAATCGAACGTGGAACAGATCTCCAAAGAAAACAGCAACGACGGGGAGAAAATTGACTCTGGTTGTGCACATGGTACACCAGATTCACACCCAGCACAAAATAAAACCAAAATTCAAGGCCCTTCAATAGACCATTTGGTCCAAGATGAAAAATCTCAGGGGGCAGACAGTCAAGAAGACGCATGTCGTATTAAGGAGCTGGAAGGAATCTCCAAAATCTCACAACCAGAATGCTCCACGCCAATTCCACCCATCCCTGTTTCCCCTGCCTCTTCTGGCTGTCACCACATCCAAACCCAGGTTAGCCTGGAGGTGGTCCAGTGCCACTCAGTGGCTACGAGCCCCATGACTCCTCCTGAGGGGGACCATGTCTTCTCCTTTCCAATCTGCTGCGGGACATCTGGAGCCATGGGGGCAGAAAGTAAGGATGCTGAGCTGCAGGTGGGCTGGCAGGTGGAGGTACGCTCAGTTGCCACTGCACCCATGACCCCAAAGACCCCCACTGGCCCTATAGGTTTCCTAGAGATCAATAAGGAGGAGAGGATGGAGAATAAGATCCTGGAGGAGGACGAAAACGGTGGCAAACGGGAGTCAGTGGCGACGGAGAGAGAAACTGCAAACAAGGAGAAAGAATTAATGGAGGACAATAAGGTGGAGTCGACAAAGGAGAAAAAGGTGGACGGTGCAGCAAAGAATCAGGTGGAGAACATCAGCAGGGAGAGAGGCGAGGAGAAATGTGAGGAGCCCGTGCAGGATGTGAGCTGGGATGAGACGGGGATGACGTGGGAAGTGTACGGGGCGGTGGTGGAAGTGGCCGTGTTGGGCTCAGCCATCcagaagcacctggagaaacaggTGAAGAAACACAGGAAGCAGCCCTCCATGCACCCTCCACCTCCACTCAATCCCTCAGctgtccccctcccctccacctgTCCTGCCACCGCAGGCTCAGCCCAGGGGGGTTCAGGTAAGGGCCgggcagggaagagaggagagcAGGGCGGCAAGGCCGGACGACGCAGACGAAACCCCTTCCGCTTACTGTTGCAGAACATGCAGCAGCCGCACTGCTGCTCCAGAGCCCATACCTCGGAGTAA
- the sncb gene encoding beta-synuclein, with the protein MDVFMKGLSKAKEGMAVAAEKTKEGVAVAAEKTKEGVMFVGTKAKDSVGTVAEKTTGAMGNIAAATGLVKKDEFPADMNPEEYGQEAMEGQGEAMLEPEGETYDETQQESQDYEPEA; encoded by the exons ATGGATGTGTTTATGAAGGGTTTGTCTAAAGCAAAGGAGGGGATGGCGGTGGCCGCAGAGAAGACCAAGGAAGGAGTTGCGGTAGCGGCCGAAAAGACCAAGGAAGGAGTAATGTTTGTAG GTACCAAGGCCAAAGACAGTGTCGGTACAG TGGCCGAGAAGACAACTGGTGCCATGGGGAACATCGCCGCTGCCACTGGCCTGGTGAAGAAGGACGAGTTCCCTGCTgacatgaat CCTGAGGAGTATGGACAGGAGGCCATGGAGGGCCAGGGAGAGGCCATGCTGGAGCCAGAAGGGGAAACATATGATGAGACCCAGCAG GAGAGCCAGGACTACGAGCCAGAAGCATAA